DNA sequence from the Treponema sp. OMZ 838 genome:
AATATCTCTTCCTGCGTCAGCGGTGCATTCATAACTTCTTCAAGCGTCATAGTTACGATAGTACTCATCGATTTCCTCCTGTTCTGCCGGGCGAATGGTACGGAACAATCGAAAGAATAGAACAAATCGATGATTTAATTATTACCGCTGTCACCGTATACTGATACTGAAAACATATATAATCTCATTGTTGTAGACATCAACATTCTCCGGTTATCTCCGCCATATACAAAGGCTTCTCTAGGTTGCAAAACACATTTTTAAAATCGGCTTACCAGTACTCTGCCTTACATTTGCGGCGTAAATTTTTCGGTAAAAAACACTAAGTTCTTTGCAAGAAATACTGCAGAATAGGTAACAATACTGCCTGCACATAAAAGCGCAAAGGGAATCCAAAAAGAATCGCCGAATTGGCTTAAATCGATTTTGCCCATATCGCTGAATGGAAGGAGAATAAATCCGAGTATCAAGAACGTGCCGACAGCGAGCCACGGCAGAAATGTTTTGTCTTTTCCCTGGCGGGTGGCAACCGGTGTACTCTGTTTATTCAGCAAGTGTATTGCGTTCATTGTCGCATTCAGCATCCGCTCATCAACTGCAGTAGAGGTATGCACTATTTGCCGCTGAACATTCTCTGCAGCTGCCATCCGGTTAACAGCTTGCCTACACGATGTACAGCATAAAAGGTGCAGCTTGAGTCCCGCTGAAAGCGGTTCATGTTTATCGAGTAAAAGATACTGATCTTGAAAAATATCACAATTCATAGAATCTCCATCCATTAATTGCTAATGGGGCACAACGGCCGGATACGAAAAACTCGATCCCCGATGCGTATATTCAAAGACCGCACGGTCTTCTTTAAGATATTCCCGTAAAATTTTCTTTGCACGGAAGATATGAGATTTAATCGTATTCAACGGCAGTTCGGTAACTGCCGCAATGTCGGTATAGCTCATGTCGTAAAAGAAGTAAAGGTCAATACAAATACGGTAGTTATCGGGTAAATTACTTACCGCCTCACGCACTGACAAGATGATACATTCATTCAAATGTTTTTCTTCGGGATTATCCCCCCGGTACTCAATTTCAGCACCATCTGCAAGTGAGGCATAGCTCCGTCGTTTTTTAACCGAGTTGAGCGCCGTATTATAGGCGATACGCATCAGCCATGTTGCAAACGGCGCTTCCGCCCGAAACGTTCCCAGTGCAGAGTATGCTTTCAGCATCACATCCTGCACAAAGTCCTCACAATCATCGGTGTTGTCAAAAAAGCTCAACCCGAGCATATAGACCCGTTTTTGATATTGCGCCGCCAACACGGCGAAAGCTTGCGTATTGCCGTTTAATACCGCTTTGCACACCTCGTAATCCCGCAGCGTTTGATTAAGCCCTTCTTTTTTATAAACGGCGGCATAATCGGTTGTCATATTCATCGCCTATCCCTCCGTTTTTCCTTCCGGCAAAGCAGCAGGCTTCCGTACTTCATTATCCCCGCTGCGGCGGGTAATTGCGTAAAAGAGCGTAAGGCTGATGCCAAGCGCTAGCGGAATAAGACCTCCGAGTAAAACATAGCCGATTCCGGCAATAAAATAGAACAAGCCGAATAATACGCAGCCGATAACGGTCAGTATAATACCTAACAGCAAGCAAAAAAGGCGGACATTCACGATAGGACGGATATAGGTATTTGTCTT
Encoded proteins:
- a CDS encoding RNA polymerase sigma factor encodes the protein MNMTTDYAAVYKKEGLNQTLRDYEVCKAVLNGNTQAFAVLAAQYQKRVYMLGLSFFDNTDDCEDFVQDVMLKAYSALGTFRAEAPFATWLMRIAYNTALNSVKKRRSYASLADGAEIEYRGDNPEEKHLNECIILSVREAVSNLPDNYRICIDLYFFYDMSYTDIAAVTELPLNTIKSHIFRAKKILREYLKEDRAVFEYTHRGSSFSYPAVVPH